One Oceanithermus desulfurans genomic region harbors:
- a CDS encoding alpha/beta fold hydrolase: MREEIVIVPTHEAEIYVEDTGPEDAPVLVVLHGGPGGSSYPYRAAWEEELADYRVVYLDQRGGGRSPELPLEPRYFTVDALVDDLEAVRSWLAVDRWIPVGHGFGALAALEYGRRYPELVRGVVTLGPWIHFPELARALWRAAFGGGEPPADPTQAVEEAFSAVGPKPLFDRLSFPSEHGRAHLEWIVEGLPLAGSEGVEAAFRTNGLWELDYSGHLLEYPLEVVVIAGERDGTSHPHQTERLADLTGARLELIPRAGHYPWIDEPEAFFRAFYGAVDAFSE; this comes from the coding sequence ATGCGTGAGGAGATCGTCATCGTACCGACGCACGAGGCCGAGATCTACGTCGAGGACACCGGACCGGAGGACGCGCCGGTCCTCGTCGTGCTTCACGGCGGACCGGGCGGGTCCAGCTACCCCTACCGCGCCGCCTGGGAGGAGGAGCTAGCCGACTACCGGGTCGTCTACCTAGACCAGCGCGGCGGCGGGCGCAGCCCCGAGTTGCCGCTCGAGCCCCGCTACTTCACCGTCGACGCCCTGGTCGACGACCTGGAGGCGGTGCGCAGCTGGCTGGCCGTGGACCGTTGGATTCCCGTGGGCCACGGCTTCGGGGCGCTCGCGGCGCTCGAGTACGGCCGCCGCTATCCCGAGCTGGTCCGCGGGGTGGTGACCCTCGGGCCCTGGATTCATTTCCCCGAGCTGGCGCGTGCGCTCTGGCGCGCGGCCTTCGGCGGCGGCGAACCTCCTGCGGACCCCACCCAGGCCGTGGAGGAGGCCTTTTCCGCCGTCGGTCCCAAGCCGCTCTTCGACCGGCTCAGCTTCCCCTCCGAGCACGGCCGCGCCCACCTGGAGTGGATCGTCGAGGGGCTGCCGCTCGCCGGCAGCGAGGGCGTGGAGGCGGCGTTCCGCACCAACGGCCTCTGGGAGCTGGACTACAGCGGCCACCTGCTCGAGTACCCGCTGGAGGTCGTGGTGATCGCCGGCGAGCGCGACGGCACCAGCCACCCGCACCAGACCGAACGCCTTGCCGACCTGACCGGGGCGCGGCTGGAGCTGATTCCCCGCGCCGGCCACTACCCCTGGATCGACGAGCCCGAAGCCTTCTTCCGGGCCTTCTACGGCGCGGTCGACGCGTTCAGCGAGTGA